The nucleotide sequence tagcttaactagcattggtgtttgttttctattagatggtattaaaatgtgttataaCATATAAATGAGTTTATTTGTGACTTGAGTCAAACGTGTTCCAGCTCTTTAACCTGATCGGTGCCTTGATCATTATTGTCCTGatagataaatacatatatttaatatacTTGCTGCAGTGTATTGATCAAGTATTAGtattaaaataatgtatatttattgtAATTCCAGGTCTTAACTGTGCATTAAAAAATCCACCCATCAATATAAAGTCAAACCAGTTCTTAGTTCACAGTGATAAACAGGGaggttgttattttaatttggaAACACGAGGTTGTAGAAGCTGTAAAATCTTAAATCTCATGTTTTTAAGGACAAATTCAGGCGCAGaaagtattttactttaatagTAAACTTTAGTGTCACTCAACAGCGTATGAAGATAGATAATTAAAGACGAATCAGTTTTCTTTACAGATGTCACATGAtgacatgataataataataataatgatggtaAATTATTGTGAATTTAAACACAACTGATGTGACTACTTGAGACAGTCAATCATTATCCTTTAGTTAAAGGACAGTTCTTGATAAAGTAGTCAATTGTTAACTGTCTGTTCTTGCAACTAAATATAAACTTCTCTGTTCTTTTAAGGTGAAACTATGTCAAGACCACGGTCGCGGTCTCCTAACTACAGGTAAACACATCAATTTAACGtttaatatatttgtgttttcaatttaacagttttttaaggtgaagttttcttcttttctttcaggagGTTTCCGTGGGAGGAATCGAACTTTGATCCTCATAAAATCCTCGCAGAACTGGATGAGAATCCACGTGACAGGAGTCACCGCCTCAGACAGAATCCTGAGGAAGACTGGGGCTTTGTCAGGGAAGAGATTTACCCAGAAGGCCAGAGAAGATCCGCTCCTTCTCCAGATGACCTTTTCCAGCTCGGGCATCAACGGCGTCCAACTGAGAAGGAGTTTTACACCCGGACGTCTTCACCTCACTATGATGTGAGGGGCTACGGCGGTCGGAGGCTTTCCCCACCACGTAATGTCGGAGGAGACGGAGATAGACGCAAAGAAGGGTTTCAAGACCAGAGTTATGATAACAGGGGGAGGTTGCCCCACTCTCCCCCGAGTTTGGTGAGGGAAAGATTGCCACCGAGGTCTCAGGCAGATCACCAGCAGAGAGAGCCGGGAATGGGCTGGAGGGAGGAGCAGGGCCGAGGTCCTGGGAGGTTCAGAGACCTCAGTCCCGCTACGAGAACCGATGACCGAGGTAGTGGAGCAGGTAGGGAAAGAGGTAGGAGGAATTTACAGGGTCCCAACAGAGAAAGACCAAGGGAGGAGCCACATCAAGAGAGGAGCCCCCCCTTTAAAAGGCAACGAAGAGAAATGGATGACGCCAATCACCCTGGGTAAATTTCAAGCAAAATGCATCGCCGCACTTTCCAAGAACGAAGAATTCAGAGGATTCTCATCTTTACTTTTCATAGAGCAAAATCCTTCACTGTCTTTtgtcatttcttatttttcttgttaGAAAACACTAATCGAACATATTGCACGGCTTGaagttttctgtctttgccaGCTCTACTGGCTCTTCAACATCTCTGCATGTTTTCTGTTGCTCCAGCTGTCGTTCTAAACGTCCATGCTACATTGATAACTATTGCAATGACATAGACTGACAAAAATCCAAAGCTAATGTCAAGAGTAAATTCATAAGCAGATGTGAAGATGGACATTTCCATGAATCATTGTTGAACCATGTCACCTCCTCTTATGCTGTCACAGGTACAGGATTGAGGAGGAGCTTGGGGAACAGCGTTACTCGGTGGAGACGCCCAGAGATGGGTATGGAGGAGACTTTCAGGGGAGCCTTCCCCGCAGAGATGTTCGACCCTTGAGACCACTTGTCATTGAACATGATCACGGTATCGTAAATGGCAGAAAATCGCCGCAGTGGGAACAATTTTCCGATCGCAGAGATCTTGACTTTAGACAGAGGAGTCCCCGCCCACAAGGCTCCTCGCAGGAGCGCTTCAGGACGTCAGACAGCCGGTTGGATGATCGGGAAGACGTGAGGGGACGCCGTTTTCAAGATAATTGGAGAGATTCCAACTATGTTGAATCTCGGAGGAGCCCTGTGCCGCAAGACAGACCAAATACCATGAAATATGGTAATCGAGATGGGTCTTTGAACCACAGGGGGAGAGGTTGTCCTCGCCCTGGGAGAGGGAGGTTTAATCGTGGACAGGTCGGAAGGGCCGGACCACTCAGGAATCAACCACGTTTGCAGCAGTCCTCCCAGGGACACCAAGATCTTCCTCACGGAGAGCAAAGACTAGGATATCGACCCTACAGAGAAGATGGTTACAAGGATCCCATCGAAGAGCGGCCTCACTGGTCAGGAGAAGACAGACTTCAAGAGTGGGAACACGACAGGCCCAGAAGTCTGGAGCAACACTTACTGAGGGAGGACCCGGACCCCAAAATGCCCCGTGGATGGAGTGACAAGAAAACTAGTAACGCTGTGAAGGAGGAAACGTTAACCATCAAAGTAGACATGACCCGACCCATGAACCAGAACAGGTAGAGTATTTTTTGTTACAACTATTAAGGGTGAGTGGTTGAAGTTCACACTTCTTTCTCAGCTCatgaagaggaaagagacgACCGTGTGGAAAATGGAGACTGAGAATCTCTGGAGGGAAACATCTTTTCACTGAAGTGGATTCGGTTGAAGTTGAGCCGAACGCTGATGTTGGCACAATCATCTATCAAGTAGTGTGTGCTTTGGCACGCGGAAGTTTCGCCAAGTAATATCTTCTCACATGGAAAAGTGACATGGCACCAGAAAGAGCTGCTGCTCAAACTGAAGACCCAGGAGATGCTCTTCATCCTGAAGAAATGAATCTGAAGCTGAGCTTTGGGAAAGTGACCATGTTGTCGTCGGCAGGCGTCCGTCAGAAAGAGAGTTCCCTCCTGAAATAGAGTTTCATCTGCATCTGATTCTCTGTGAATGAGATGAACTAATCAGCACTTGATACTTGTTTGGGAGAATGACGTGAAAATCCAATGCACAGGTGAAGAAGGACCTGATGAATGGGGACGGCAGAAAAGCGGAGCACCTCAGGGTGACTTCATTCACATGTGCTCCTTCTGCTTCGGCAAAAACTTGACGATTTGGTTGAAGACCACAATTAACACACGTTTTCATCAAGCTTCTTTTCCTTTATTGGTGAAATCAGTTGGAAATCTGAAAGGAGAGACCAAATATCACAGAGAGGAGGCTCTGGCACTCGAGGCAGCAGATTCAAGTTTTATTCATCATCTCACATCCATTCACAAGGTTTCCAGAAGAAGCAAGAATATAAAGATCTCACTCTACAGTGATGAGGAGCGAGCTGCATGAATGTGTCACTGTGACCTGAAGTGAAACCAAAGACACCTCGAAGAGCATATTGATAACACCGGATCCGGACCTCGTCACTCTAGTTATTTTACTCTGAAGCTGctgtgacactgaaaacacCACTTCTTATAGAAGTAGGTGTTGAAGGAATGTTGCAGTGTCGTAAACTTCCAGAACAAGTCTTTGGAGTTCTTGGAGCCACTGTGTGTGACCATGAGAAGATTTTTTTAGATGAGCAAAATCATTAATCAGCAAATCTCCTTGTGTATGAGACATCAACCTGATCGATGCTACACCTGCTGCCACTGGTGTGAATGAGTTTCTCTCTGGCCACTGGCTCATCTGAGGA is from Paralichthys olivaceus isolate ysfri-2021 chromosome 17, ASM2471397v2, whole genome shotgun sequence and encodes:
- the LOC109641896 gene encoding BCLAF1 and THRAP3 family member 3 isoform X2: MSRPRSRSPNYRFPWEESNFDPHKILAELDENPRDRSHRLRQNPEEDWGFVREEIYPEGQRRSAPSPDDLFQLGHQRRPTEKEFYTRTSSPHYDVRGYGGRRLSPPRNVGGDGDRRKEGFQDQSYDNRGRLPHSPPSLVRERLPPRSQADHQQREPGMGWREEQGRGPGRFRDLSPATRTDDRGSGAGRERGRRNLQGPNRERPREEPHQERSPPFKRQRREMDDANHPGYRIEEELGEQRYSVETPRDGYGGDFQGSLPRRDVRPLRPLVIEHDHGIVNGRKSPQWEQFSDRRDLDFRQRSPRPQGSSQERFRTSDSRLDDREDVRGRRFQDNWRDSNYVESRRSPVPQDRPNTMKYGNRDGSLNHRGRGCPRPGRGRFNRGQVGRAGPLRNQPRLQQSSQGHQDLPHGEQRLGYRPYREDGYKDPIEERPHWSGEDRLQEWEHDRPRSLEQHLLREDPDPKMPRGWSDKKTSNAVKEETLTIKVDMTRPMNQNSLLCYSSERQLSLDLVNVGRQRLDFLPMLEHSGTYQETAMHTGTFAQEIITLVHHVKEQYFRDEGLTLNERFSVPQKSGFSEEETVELTLDERFSSNRGFSLNMNSLLDDEEPLFSRLESMQGLNQHLVRDPGDLRHDLERRRQERLEGVSVTIPGGGMSQRPLGHVSEPEFMDDTSQTEDDRFSTWPEEQSRRPEGSMVPRRGASFRPSTGSQHRNNRFSHRVGPTRRQNNRNNPAGPTW
- the LOC109641896 gene encoding BCLAF1 and THRAP3 family member 3 isoform X1 → MSRPRSRSPNYRRFPWEESNFDPHKILAELDENPRDRSHRLRQNPEEDWGFVREEIYPEGQRRSAPSPDDLFQLGHQRRPTEKEFYTRTSSPHYDVRGYGGRRLSPPRNVGGDGDRRKEGFQDQSYDNRGRLPHSPPSLVRERLPPRSQADHQQREPGMGWREEQGRGPGRFRDLSPATRTDDRGSGAGRERGRRNLQGPNRERPREEPHQERSPPFKRQRREMDDANHPGYRIEEELGEQRYSVETPRDGYGGDFQGSLPRRDVRPLRPLVIEHDHGIVNGRKSPQWEQFSDRRDLDFRQRSPRPQGSSQERFRTSDSRLDDREDVRGRRFQDNWRDSNYVESRRSPVPQDRPNTMKYGNRDGSLNHRGRGCPRPGRGRFNRGQVGRAGPLRNQPRLQQSSQGHQDLPHGEQRLGYRPYREDGYKDPIEERPHWSGEDRLQEWEHDRPRSLEQHLLREDPDPKMPRGWSDKKTSNAVKEETLTIKVDMTRPMNQNSLLCYSSERQLSLDLVNVGRQRLDFLPMLEHSGTYQETAMHTGTFAQEIITLVHHVKEQYFRDEGLTLNERFSVPQKSGFSEEETVELTLDERFSSNRGFSLNMNSLLDDEEPLFSRLESMQGLNQHLVRDPGDLRHDLERRRQERLEGVSVTIPGGGMSQRPLGHVSEPEFMDDTSQTEDDRFSTWPEEQSRRPEGSMVPRRGASFRPSTGSQHRNNRFSHRVGPTRRQNNRNNPAGPTW